The following is a genomic window from Bordetella petrii.
CCGATGCCGTTGACCACGCCGGCCGCCCAGAACGGAATCCAGGCCATTTGCACGGCCCACACGGTAAGGCCGATGGCGCCGAACAGAGCAACGTCGATGGCCAACATGATCATCACGCCCATCAGGCTGTGCTTGGAATACAGGTTGCGCTCGAGCCAGTCGTCGGGGGTGCCGTGACCAAACTTGGCCATGGTTTCTTTATTGGCCGACTCGAGGCGGTACAGCTCGGCGCCGCGGAACAGCACTTTCCAGATGCCGAACAGCATGGGCGAATGAGGGTCGCCCTCTTTTTCGCACTTGGCGTGGTGCTTGCGGTGGATGGCAACCCATTCCTTCGTGACCATGCCGGTAGTCATCCAGAGCCAGAACCGGAAGAAATGCATGACCGCCGGGTGCAGATCCAGCCCGCGGTGCGCCTGGCTGCGGTGCAGGAAGACCGTGACCGACACGATGGTGACGTGCGTCAGCGCCAGCGTGTACAGGACGATCTGCCACCAGCTGGCTTGGGAGAAGCCGCCGGAGAGGAAGGAGAGGAATTGATCCATATAGCTTTTTGCGAGCCTCGCTTGAAGAATGGCAGGCAGTTTAGCCTACCTGGTTTGCTTATGACAGCCTGGTTTCAAAATAGTTTTCAATGACAAATCAAGGACTAAGCCCGCATATTGAAGCCTGCGCGCAGCCCTGAAAGCACCCGGAACAGCAGCCCGCGCAGCCCGCTACACGCTGTGTAAATGCGGGGGCCCACGCGGAAAAACCAAGGCGGATTATACATTTTGCTACATTTTGGCTGGCAAAATGTGGCTTTTGCCTGACCATTGTTCGCATAAATTGGTTCTCTTCATGATACTGCTGCCGCCCGGCAGGGCAATCTGGCCCCTTTTGTTCTCGTGTCTGTGCGTTACAAGCGCCGCGGCAGCCGATATATCGATATCGGCCACTGTCGGGCAGGACGTGCTGCTGGCCAGCTATTACGAAATTCGCCCGGCCGGATGCCTGGCGCTGCAGGCCCCGCGCGTGCGGATCACTGCCCAGCCGGCGCTGGGCCGGGTCACTGTCGTACATATCCAACAACAAGCCGTGCAGGCCGGCCGTTGCGCAACCGTGGCCGCACCGGTAGCCCAGGTGCGTTACCGGGCGAACCAGGCGGGCGCCGATACGCTGGCCTGGGAAGTGCGCTACCAGACGCGAGGGCCCGCCCCGGAACAGGTCAGCGCCGAACTGCGGGTGCTGCCGGCCCGCCCTGCCCGCTAGGACTGCGCGGAGACGGCACGGACGCATTCGGTGTCTGACACCCTGCGGGAGTCAGACACCTGGCAAGGTCATCTGCCAGCATGCGCGCCGAATGCCTGGCTCCGTCAGGCGCCAGGCGCCGCCGGGTGGGGTGGCGCATCGGCGCTGGCGGCTTCATCGGCGACCGCGGTATCGGCCTGCGCCGTGGCCGCGCCGGCCGCTGCATCGACCGCTGCTGCATCGACCGCTGCTGCATCAACCGCCGCGGCACCGACTGCCGCTGCATCAACCGCTGCGGCATCGACCGCCGCGGCACCGACTGCCGCGGCACCGACTGCCGCTGCATCGACCGCTGCGGCATCGACCGCTGCGGCATCGACCGCTGTGGCATCGGGCGCCGGCGGCTGTTTGGCGGCCGCTTTTTTACGCTCGAATACCGCCGCGAAGAAACCGTCGGTGCCATGCAGGTCGGGACGCAATTGCACATACGGCCCGTCCAGGTGCAGGTCTGGGCACCGGCTTGCGAGCAAGGCGGCGCCGTCGATCAACTCAAAATCGGGGTGCGCGGCCAGGAATTGCTCGGCCTGCGCGGCATTTTCTTCGGCCAGCAGGCTGCAGGTGGCATAAACCAGCCGCCCGCCGGGCGCCACGCAGCGCGCGGCGCTGTTCAGGATACGGGTCTGCAGCGCGCACAGCTCGGTCAGTGCTTCGGGATGCTGGCGCCATTTCAGGTCGGGGTTGCGGCGCAACGTACCGATGCCGCTGCACGGCGCGTCGACCAGCACGCGCTGGGCCTTGCCTGCCAGCCGCTTGACCCGCGTGTCGTTCTCGCTGTCGATAGCCACCGGAACCACGTTGGACAGCCCGCTGCGCGCGAAGCGCGGCTTGGCGCGGGCCAGACGGGCGGCCGACACGTCGAAGGCGTACAGCCGCCCGGTGGAGCGCATCAGCGCCCCCAGCAGCAAGGTCTTGCCGCCCGCGCCGGCGCAGAAGTCGATGATCATTTCGCCGCGCCGCGGCCCCACCAGCAGGGCCAGCAGCTGGCTGCCCTCGTCCTGCACCTCGAGGCTGCCGTTCTCGAACTGCGGCCAGCGGTTGACCGACGGCCGGCCTGCCAGTCGTATGCCCCATGGCGAATGCGGCGTGGGCTGAGGGTCGAAACGCGCGGCCGGGCTATTGACCAAGGCGGCCAGCGCGGCATCGCGCTCGGCCTTGAGCGGGTTGACGCGCAGGTCGAGGGGCGCGGGGCGGTTCAGCGCCGCCATGAGGGCGTCCGGGTCCTCCAGGCGACCCAGCCGCTCGTCCAGCCAGTCGGGCATGCTGGCGCGCACGGCGCGCGGCAGCGTTGCCGGGTCGATGCGGCCAACACGCTGCAGCCATTCGTCTTCGGCCGGGTCCAGGCCATCGCGCAG
Proteins encoded in this region:
- a CDS encoding RsmB/NOP family class I SAM-dependent RNA methyltransferase encodes the protein MSKNPTSRPRSAGAPGARRANSRGDSRRAPAGQAATQPRTPPAVIRIDQVQRVLGEILQWQYPADAALSHWLRAHPALGGRDRAEVAEAVYDVLRHLRRYRQLSESGSGAASRRLAILGLAATLGAAALRDGLDPAEDEWLQRVGRIDPATLPRAVRASMPDWLDERLGRLEDPDALMAALNRPAPLDLRVNPLKAERDAALAALVNSPAARFDPQPTPHSPWGIRLAGRPSVNRWPQFENGSLEVQDEGSQLLALLVGPRRGEMIIDFCAGAGGKTLLLGALMRSTGRLYAFDVSAARLARAKPRFARSGLSNVVPVAIDSENDTRVKRLAGKAQRVLVDAPCSGIGTLRRNPDLKWRQHPEALTELCALQTRILNSAARCVAPGGRLVYATCSLLAEENAAQAEQFLAAHPDFELIDGAALLASRCPDLHLDGPYVQLRPDLHGTDGFFAAVFERKKAAAKQPPAPDATAVDAAAVDAAAVDAAAVGAAAVGAAAVDAAAVDAAAVGAAAVDAAAVDAAAVDAAAGAATAQADTAVADEAASADAPPHPAAPGA